A single Oryza brachyantha chromosome 8, ObraRS2, whole genome shotgun sequence DNA region contains:
- the LOC102713840 gene encoding MADS-box transcription factor 23: MGRGKIEIKRIDNATSRQVTFSKRRSGLFKKARELAILCDAEVGLVVFSGTGRLYDFASTSMKSIIERYNETKEDPHLTMNASSEAKLWQREATCLRQQLHNLQEYHRQLLGQQLSGLDVEDLQNLESKLEMSLRNIRVRKDNAMMDQIQELSRKGSLIHQENMELHKKISLLHKENINLQNKVYGPQGNGHPTGSTIQHSFLTTKNEIGANLELSLTENVEKE, from the exons atgggGAGAGGGAAGATAGAGATAAAGAGGATCGACAACGCGACGAGCCGGCAGGTGACGTTCTCGAAGCGGCGGAGCGGGCTGTTCAAGAAGGCGAGGGAGCTCGCCATCCTCTGCGACGCCGAGGTCGGCCTCGTCGTCTTCTCCGGCACCGGCCGCCTCTATGACTTCGCCAGCAccag CATGAAGTCCATAATTGAGAGATACAATGAGACAAAAGAAGATCCCCATCTAACCATGAACGCGAGTTCTGAGGCAAAG cTCTGGCAACGAGAGGCAACATGTTTAAGGCAGCAACTGCATAACTTGCAAGAATATCATAG ACAGTTGTTGGGACAACAGCTTTCTGGTCTGGATGTAGAAGACTTGCAAAATTTGGAAAGTAAGTTGGAGATGAGCTTAAGAAATATTCGAGTGAGGAAG gACAACGCTATGATGGATCAAATCCAAGAATTAAGCAGGAAG GGAAGCCTCATACATCAGGAAAACATGGAGCTACACAAGAAAATCAGCCTTCTCCATAAAGAAAACATCAATTTACAGAACAAG GTATATGGGCCACAGGGTAATGGGCATCCAACAGGTTCTACCATCCAGCACAGCTTTCTGACTACAAAGAATGAAATTGGTGCTAATCTTGAGCTAAGTCTGACAGAGAATGTAGAAAAAGAGTAG